The Diabrotica virgifera virgifera chromosome 4, PGI_DIABVI_V3a genome segment AAATTACGAATAGAagaccattttttattaatagctcttagagctgcatctaagtaaacattactaaaaagGGAAACAACATCCAAGCTTGCAATAACATAATTAGGTGGAAGTTTAAAGTTGTTGAATTTGTTAGCAATTTCAAAAGAATCTTTTATGTAGTAATCATTATTAGTGTCATAAGCTTTAGTCAATATAtcagttaaaaaagaagccaaaaaCTGTGTAGGAGCATTAATACAAGCTACTATAGGACGTACTGATAGTGTAGGTTTATGTATTTTAGGAAGAGCATAAAATTTTGGTGAAATACCACTATAACACATaagtttcttttttgtattaggatctatttggtttgtatctactagtgattttattaatttattacatttttgttgaaTAGAAGAAGTAGGATCCTTTGATAACATAGAATAGGCTTCTCTATTATTTAGTATATTTGaagataattctaaatattgttctttatacaaaattactgttatattacctttatcagattttgtaacaacaatattaggattatttttcagaaaatatttagttttaactAGTAGTTTATGGTAAAAGACAGATGCGCTACTTTGGTACCTCCCATAATTGTGAATTTGATtagtaattacgtttgtagattTAGCTATCAGTACATTCCTTACAAGTGTATCAGATATAGACGAGGTGATGTTGTCGATACAagataacatttttttaataggaatGTGTATTCCTAGTATAGGTTCAATACTAAATTTGGGGCCAagagccaaaaaacgaaaaatatcatctGGTATCACAACCTCTGTTAGATTTTTTATCCagtttggtttaatatttaacaaAGTATCAACATTATCTTTATATAgcttatcaaatttttttaaattattatttttaattatgtgaAATTTACGGTTATATACTCGTTGTTGTTTTgattggaaatttaaaaaaattaattctgatgTTAAGTTAATAATgtctattttaaattttgttaaatctgattctaatttattaataagtttatggttagatttaatttcaatatttagaaCCTTAGATCCCATTTTATTACATAATCTTATAGATTCCTCAGTGTAGGTATTTTGTCTATGGATCAGTGAGAGGATCGGTTTCGTACTATGTCTAATGTGAGGTGGAAGTGTGCCCGTTGTTCGGCATTTTAAAAGGAAACATCTTCTGTTGTATTCATTTGccaattttattttactttttgaccAAGACTTCAATTTTTGGACTGCAATGTCACCAAATTCAATACCGATGTTCTGGTAAAACCCCATTGTCTCTGTAgttaacaggtatataatctttgctgaacagttaggaaacaaggttgaaatattggggtagcagcaatctcaaagaaaactctttataataattccaagctttcgataatgtttattatcatcttcaggaaactacaaatataaatatacagtatttaacaattagtctaactaaaatcaataaaaattgttatctttgtgccatcaaaaatccaaaacaccatagttttctctcactaaactaggtgtctaggatccccagaaacacaaaaataacaaaatattgctctgagaaatgcagagctaatactctcactataaacaccgcatatcacagaacaaccttactaaaaaattatttatatgttttggtacttacattatttgaggatgtagagcctagttgttaaatactgacataacaatgaaattttgtcttggtaaatagtaaataatataaattaaagtaaaaactatataaaaatttataaaaatctgagtataaagcgataaaagctaaaatattttttaaaaaattatgtatgtctaattggcattttacaaaatgtctaacaaaatgttatggatgtttattcatttttctttgaattcatacggaaacgtcacattcactgaaccaattacaattttgttataaatttctaataattttgaaataggaaaagagcgaaatgataatataaaagttttaataaatgcaaaattgtttcatagtccttgtcttttattattatgtagtatactgaaaaaatctacaaattatgtatcaaattaaagaagaatctgaattattaaatttaaattggttatttttgtctaaagtgagcaaataagaataaatttcactgagatgtcttacatctgattttttgtttatcgaattttcttcttgaaagataaaagccatttccaaaaaaagtctttttttatatgagttctcagaagctagtactttagtatGTTGATAATGCATTACATGACCCTCTTTGGAAACAtgttctgctaaagcacaacgttcaggatgtagtctagaatcacttttatgtgaAATTATTCGAGATGATAAAGTTCTCGAGGTGATACCTATATAGCTCATATTACAACTACGACATGGTATATTATAAACTACATTTGAACAAGACAATGCAGGAGTTTTATCTTTCAGTCTAGTAAAAATTGAGTTAATAGATAATGTGatactattagctatttttatgccactaatttgattaaagattctgcttagctttggtgtgatgttcttaatgtaagggagtgaaaaatatttaaagttaatgggttcctggttttctgcaacattagtaagattatttaaattttggttgttaatattattattatttgtgtatgagatgtcagatgtattaaaaagtaatttctttataagggtttttggataggaattgtcaatgaatatattatataatattcttagatttgtattatgaaatgagttgtctgatatttttaaaacccttgatttcatttgttttattaaattaactttttgagaaaatttatggtAAGACCAGTAATTCATATACCTGCCTGAGCTTATTGGTTTTTGGTACCAGTCAATCATTAAGGTGTTTGTAGTAGTATTACGAATAAATTTAGTATCTAAGAAAGGTAGAGTACCATTTTCATCTTCTCTTTCTAAGGTAAATTGAATGTAAGGATCATAACTGTTGAAGATGAACAAGATTTCATCCAAGGCATTGGAAGGTAGGCTAAgtattatgtcatcaacatatttcttaataaaacaaaggtcaaaaggtagtactggtattactacgtccaacaaatcgtccatcacataacatgcaataataggtgaaattgtcgctcccataggagtaccaaatttttgagaataatattgattattaaaagaaaaatatgtgttattaaataaaaagctaATTAAATTTAAGAAGGTGTCTTTCTCAATGTTACAGAAATTACGAATAGAagaccattttttattaatagctcttagagctgcatctaagtaaacattactaaaaagGGAAACAACATCCAAGCTTGCAATAACATAATTAGGTGGAAGTTTAAAGTTGTTGAATTTGTTAGCAATTTCAAAAGAATCTTTTATGTAGTAATCATTATTAGTGTCATAAGCTTTAGTCAATATAtcagttaaaaaagaagccaaaaaCTGTGTAGGAGCATTAATACAAGCTACTATAGGACGTACTGATAGTGTAGGTTTATGTATTTTAGGAAGAGCATAAAATTTTGGTGAAATACCACTATAACACATaagtttcttttttgtattaggatctatttggtttgtatctactagtgattttattaatttattacatttttgttgaaTAGAAGAAGTAGGGTCCTTTGATAACATAGAATAGGCTTCTCTATTATTTAGTATATTTGaagataattctaaatattgttctttatacaaaattactgttatattacctttatcagattttgtaacaacaatattaggattatttttcagaaaatatttagttttaactAGTAGTTTATGGTAAAAGACAGATGCGCTACTTTGGTACCTCCCATAATTGTGAATTTGATtagtaattacgtttgtagattTAGCTATCAGTACATTCCTTACAAGTGTATCAGATATAGACGAGGTGATGTTGTCGATACAagataacatttttttaataggaatGTGTATTCCTAGTATAGGTTCAATACTAAATTTGGGGCCAagagccaaaaaacgaaaaatatcatctGGTATCACAACCTCTGTTAGATTTTTTATCCagtttggtttaatatttaacaaAGTATCAACATTATCTTTATATAgcttatcaaatttttttaaattattatttttaattatgtgaAATTTACGGTTATATACTCGTTGTTGTTTTgattggaaatttaaaaaaattaattctgatgTTAAGTTAATAATgtctattttaaattttgttaaatctgattctaatttattaataagtttatggttagatttaatttcaatatttagaaCCTTAGATCCCATTTTATTACATAATCTTATAGATTCCTCAGTGTAGGTATTTTGTCTATGGATCAGTGAGAGGATCGGTTTCGTACTATGTCTAATGTGAGGTGGAAGTGTGCCCGTTGTTCGGCATTTTAAAAGGAAACATCTTCTGTTGTATTCATTTGccaattttattttactttttgaccAAGACTTCAATTTTTGGACTGCAATGTCACCAAATTCAATACCGATGTTCTGGTAAAACCCCATTGTCTCTGTAgttaacaggtatataatctttgctgaacagttaggaaacaaggttgaaatattggggtagcagcaatctcaaagaaaactctttataataattccaagctttcgataatgtttattatcatcttcaggaaactacaaatataaatatacagtatttaacaattagtctaactaaaatcaataaaaattgttatctttgtgccatcaaaaatccaaaacaccatagttttctctcactaaactaggtgtctaggatccccagaaacacaaaaataacaaaatattgctctgagaaatgcagagctaatactctcactataaacaccgcatatcacagaacaaccttactaaaaaattatttatatgttttggtacttacattatttgaggatgtagagcctagttgttaaatactgacataacaatgaaattttgtcttggtaaatagtaaataatataaattaaagtaaaaactatataaaaatttataaaaatctgagtataaagcgataaaagctaaaatattttttaaaaaattatgtatgtctaattggcattttacaaaatgtctaacaaaatgttatggatgtttattcatttttctttgaattcatacggaaacgtcacattcactgaaccaattacaattttgttataaatttctaataattttgaaataggaaaagagcgaaatgataatataaaagttttaataaatgcaaaattgtttcatagtccttgtcttttattattatgtagtatactgaaaaaatctacaaattatgtatcaaattaaagaagaatctgaattattaaattttgtataaagaacaatatttagaattatcttCAAATATACTAAATAATAGAGAAGCCTATTCTATGTTATCAAAGGACCCTACTTCTTCTAttcaacaaaaatgtaataaattaataaaatcactagtagatacaaaccaaatagatcctaatacaaaaaagaaacttATGTGTTATAGTGGTATTTCACCAAAATTTTATGCTCTTCCTAAAATACATAAACCTACACTATCAGTACGTCCTATAGTAGCTTGTATTAATGCTCCTACACAGtttttggcttcttttttaactgaTATATTGACTAAAGCTTATGACACTAATAATGATTACTACATAAAAGATTCTTTTGAAATTGCTAACAAATTCAACAACTTTAAACTTCCACCTAATTATGTTATTGCAAGCTTGGATGTTGTTTCCctttttagtaatgtttacttagatgcagctctaagagctattaataaaaaatggtctTCTATTCGTAATTTCTGTAACATTGAGAAAGACACCTTCTTAAATTTAATtagctttttatttaataacacatatttttcttttaataatcaatattattctcaaaaatttggtactcctatgggagcgacaatttcacctattattgcatgttatgtgatggacgatttgttggacgtagtaataccagtactaccttttgacctttgttttattaagaaatatgttgatgacataatacTTAGCCTACCTTCCAATGCCTTGGATGAAATCTTGTTCATCTTCAACAGTTATGATCCTTACATTCAATTTACCTTAGAAAGAGAAGATGAAAATGGTACTCTACCTTTCTTAGATACTAAATTTATTCGTAATACTACTACAAACACCTTAATGATTGACTGGTACCAAAAACCAATAAGCTCAGGCAGGTATATGAATTACTGGTCTTaccataaattttctcaaaaagttaatttaataaaacaaatgaaatcaagggttttaaaaatatcagacaactcatttcataatacaaatctaagaatattatataatatattcattgacaattcctatccaaaaacccttataaagaaattactttttaatacatctgacatctcatacacaaataataataatattaacaaccaaaatttaaataatcttactaatgttgcagaaaaccaggaacccattaactttaaatatttttcactcccttacattaagaacatcacaccaaagctaagcagaatctttaatcaaattagtggcataaaaatagctaatagtatCACATTATCTATTAACTCAATTTTTACTAGACTGAAAGATAAAACTCCTGCATTGTCTTGTTCAAATGTAGTTTATAATATACCATGTCGTAGTTGTAATATGAGCTATATAGGTATCACCTCGAGAACTTTATCATCTCGAATAATTtcacataaaagtgattctagactacatcctgaacgttgtgctttagcagaacaTGTTTCCAAAGAGGGTCATGTAATGCATTATCAACatactaaagtactagcttctgagaactcatataaaaaaagactttttttggaaatggcttttatctttcaagaagaaaattcgataaacaaaaaatcagatgtaagacatctcagtgaaatttattcttatttgctcactttaaacaaaaataaccaatttaaatttaataattcagattcttctttaatttgatacataatttgtagattttttcagtatactacataataataaaagacaaggactatgaaacaattttgcatttattaaaacttttatattatcatttcgctcttttcctatttcaaaattattagaaatttataacaaaattgtaattggttcagtgaatgtgacgtttccgtatgaattcaaagaaaaatgaataaacatccataacattttgttagacattttgtaaaatgccaattagacatacataattttttaaaaaatattttagcttttatcgctttatactcagatttttataaatttttatatagtttttactttaatttatattatttactatttaccaagacaaaatttcattgttatgtcagtatttaacaactaggctctacatcctcaaataatgtaagtaccaaaacatataaataattttttagtaaggttgttctgtgatatgcggtgtttatagtgagagtattagctctgcatttctcagagcaatattttgttatttttgtgtttctggggatcctagacacctagtttagtgagagaaaactatggtgttttggatttttgatggcacaaagataacaatttttattgattttagttagactaattgttaaatactgtatatttatatttgtagtttcctgaagatgataataaacattatcgaaagcttggaattattataaagagttttctttgagattgctgctaccccaatatttcaaccttgtttcctaactgttcagcaaagattatatacctgttaacTACAGAGACAATGGGGTTTTACCAGAACATCGGTATTGAATTTGGTGACATTGCAGTCCAAAAATTGAAGTCTTggtcaaaaagtaaaataaaattggCAAATGAATACAACAGAAGATGTTTCCTTTTAAAATGCCGAACAACGGGCACACTTCCACCTCACATTAGACATAGTACGAAACCGATCCTCTCACTGATCCATAGACAAAATACCTACACTGAGGAATCTATAAGATTATGTAATAAAATGGGATCTAAGGttctaaatattgaaattaaatctaaccataaacttattaataaattagaatcagatttaacaaaatttaaaatagacATTATTAACTTAAcatcagaattaatttttttaaatttccaatcAAAACAACAACGAGTATATAACCGTAAATTtcacataattaaaaataataatttaaaaaaatttgataagcTATATAAAGATAATGTTGATACTttgttaaatattaaaccaaactGGATAAAAAATCTAACAGAGGTTGTGATACCagatgatatttttcgttttttggctctTGGCCCCAAATTTAGTATTGAACCTATACTAGGAATACACattcctattaaaaaaatgttatctTGTATCGACAACATCACCTCGTCTATATCTGATACACTTGTAAGGAATGTACTGATAGCTAaatctacaaacgtaattactaATCAAATTCACAATTATGGGAGGTACCAAAGTAGCGCATCTGTCTTTTACCATAAACTACTagttaaaactaaatattttctgaaaaataatcctaatattgttgttacaaaatctgataaaggtaatataacagtaattttgtataaagaacaatatttagaattatcttCAAATATACTAAATAATAGAGAAGCCTATTCTATGTTATCAAAGGACCCTACTTCTTCTAttcaacaaaaatgtaataaattaataaaatcactagtagatacaaaccaaatagatcctaatacaaaaaagaaacttATGTGTTATAGTGGTATTTCACCAAAATTTTATGCTCTTCCTAAAATACATAAACCTACACTATCAGTACGTCCTATAGTAGCTTGTATTAATGCTCCTACACAGtttttggcttcttttttaactgaTATATTGACTAAAGCTTATGACACTAATAATGATTACTACATAAAAGATTCTTTTGAAATTGCTAACAAATTCAACAACTTTAAACTTCCACCTAATTATGTTATTGCAAGCTTGGATGTTGTTTCCctttttagtaatgtttacttagatgcagctctaagagctattaataaaaaatggtctTCTATTCGTAATTTCTGTAACATTGAGAAAGACACCTTCTTAAATTTAATtagctttttatttaataacacatatttttcttttaataatcaatattattctcaaaaatttggtactcctatgggagcgacaatttcacctattattgcatgttatgtgatggacgatttgttggacgtagtaataccagtactaccttttgacctttgttttattaagaaatatgttgatgacataatacTTAGCCTACCTTCCAATGCCTTGGATGAAATCTTGTTCATCTTCAACAGTTATGATCCTTACATTCAATTTACCTTAGAAAGAGAAGATGAAAATGGTACTCTACCTTTCTTAGATACTAAATTTATTCGTAATACTACTACAAACACCTTAATGATTGACTGGTACCAAAAACCAATAAGCTCAGGCAGGTATATGAATTACTGGTCTTaccataaattttctcaaaaagttaatttaataaaacaaatgaaatcaagggttttaaaaatatcagacaactcatttcataatacaaatctaagaatattatataatatattcattgacaattcctatccaaaaacccttataaagaaattactttttaatacatctgacatctcatacacaaataataataatattaacaaccaaaatttaaataatcttactaatgttgcagaaaaccaggaacccattaactttaaatatttttcactcccttacattaagaacatcacaccaaagctaagcagaatctttaatcaaattagtggcataaaaatagctaatagtatCACATTATCTATTAACTCAATTTTTACTAGACTGAAAGATAAAACTCCTGCATTGTCTTGTTCAAATGTAGTTTATAATATACCATGTCGTAGTTGTAATATGAGCTATATAGGTATCACCTCGAGAACTTTATCATCTCGAATAATTtcacataaaagtgattctagactacatcctgaacgttgtgctttagcagaacaTGTTTCCAAAGAGGGTCATGTAATGCATTATCAACatactaaagtactagcttctgagaactcatataaaaaaagactttttttggaaatggcttttatctttcaagaagaaaattcgataaacaaaaaatcagatgtaagacatctcagtgaaatttattcttatttgctcactttagacaaaaataaccaatttaaatttaataattcagattcttctttaatttgatacataatttgtagattttttcagtatactacataataataaaagacaaggactatgaaacaattttgcatttattaaaacttttatattatcatttcgcacacacacacacacacacatgctcgtatcaaccccagccccggggaacatgtgtgttccaatggaaaagtggaacccacatgtccgaagattatcatttcgctcttttcctatttcaaaattattagaaatttataacaaaattgtaattggttcagtgaatgtgacgtttccgtatgaattcaaagaaaaatgaataaacatccataacattttgttagacattttgtaaaatgccaattagacatacataattttttaaaaaatattttagcttttatcgctttatactcagatttttataaatttttatatagtttttactttaatttatattatttactatttaccaagacaaaatttcattgttatgtcagtatttaacaactaggctctacatcctcaaataatgtaagtaccaaaacatataaataattttttagtaaggttgttctgtgatatgcggtgtttatagtgagagtattagctctgcatttctcagagcaatattttgttatttttgtgtttctggggatcctagacacctagtttagtgagagaaaactatggtgttttggatttttgatggcacaaagataacaatttttattgattttagttagactaattgttaaatactgtatatttatatttgtagtttcctgaagatgataataaacattatcgaaagcttggaattattataaagagttttctttgagattgctgctaccccaatatttcaaccttgtttcctaactgttcagcaaagattatatacctgttatatatatatatatatatatatatatatatatatatatatatatatatatatatatatatatatatatatatatatatatatatatatatatatatatgattgaATAGTACTTTGATAGattttattaattctaaactcATCATATTCTTCATATTCATGCTTTCTATTGATTGTCACAGCTTCTTCAGTGAAAGAAAACTACAAAATCGTGCTTGTTTTTCTGCATCAAAAGCCTTAGCAAAGATTCTACTTATAGATGAGGTTACAGCTATTCCTCGgtaattttcacatttttttcttatctccttttttataatACTCAGATATGATGAGGAAGaagatataaatattttaaattattacttgAGTTATGTATTATTTACGCAGTTCTTGCTATACCTAAACTAATCATATATTCTTTGTTACAGATGCACGGCTCGGCCGGACTGCATTCAGCTTTGGCGATAAAACGCCAAAGAAGACACCGCGAACAGGCGAAGAAGCGAGCAGCAGAGCGAAGATTATCTAACAGAACCAACAGTACTGACAGTATAGAACACCCCCCGAGAAGAGGAAGTTTCCATCCCCCAAATGACACAACATTTGCTACATCAATTGGCATGCTCCATCTGGGCGTCTGCTTTATGGTGCTCGGACTTTTTCTCATAGGATCTGGTCTTCTTCCAGATGATATAGTTACTTGGAGCAGCGGGGGTTGGTGGAACGAATTGGTTCTTACAGGAATATTTGTCCTGGCAATAGGGCTCTTCTTTATTATTCTAAACCGTATAATGAGCACTCGAGAAGAAGAGGAGCTGGAAGATTATGTCTCCCGACAATTAACTAGATCTAGAAGTGGACATAGACTCGAGAGAGACGTGGAGACTGGATGTCTAACTACAAAGAACCATAGGAGACTTTTAGAAAAACAACGAGAAGATAAAAATAGAGGCTTAACTGACATTGCTCCAACACATCACCACAAAGTCCCTCCAGCAGACGGAGAAATATATCTGGAAAAGATACTCGAAGAAGAAATTAATGAAAAAGAAATGGATTCCAACAGACACTTTGAATATAAGGAAACCATTTCAAATACAACTACAGCTAGTCTCAGCCCTGGCACTCCTTCAGAGGTAAGGGAGCTATTGGCTAACGGGAGGCAGTATAGTTTTAATTCTAGGCAGTACTAAGTTACCAAACTGTGATTTTATTCGATTTATACTTATCAACGTTTAAGGTAAATATATGGTGGAGGAGCCATCACGGAGCTCTGTACTGATGGAGCACCTCCACCAATTTTCAAACACCAATGTTGGGAGAGTAAACAGTGTAGGTGTATTTTCCTAAAAGTTGaccataatttttaatttctacTAACTAAAGCATGTTATATCATCAGAATTAACATATCGCAGTTGGACCAAAAATTTAGACAAAAACGATCACTACCATTATAGTTACGAATGTAGTATTACTAGAAGATATTAATTTAAATAGTAAAAAAGTAACAAATTACTATTAGgtatcaaaattttacaaaattgtcCGATaagtagggttaccatacgtccggatttcgtccggacagtctggatttgaaagacatgtccggattgggtccggatatgagaaatgtccggatttttttaatttactaaaaaaatggtaaatactaggcccaacggtgggaaatttcattctgcgcagcaccttaggtctaaagtatgttaaaacataggt includes the following:
- the LOC114332290 gene encoding uncharacterized protein LOC114332290, coding for MHGSAGLHSALAIKRQRRHREQAKKRAAERRLSNRTNSTDSIEHPPRRGSFHPPNDTTFATSIGMLHLGVCFMVLGLFLIGSGLLPDDIVTWSSGGWWNELVLTGIFVLAIGLFFIILNRIMSTREEEELEDYVSRQLTRSRSGHRLERDVETGCLTTKNHRRLLEKQREDKNRGLTDIAPTHHHKVPPADGEIYLEKILEEEINEKEMDSNRHFEYKETISNTTTASLSPGTPSEVRELLANGRQYSFNSRQY